From a region of the Nerophis lumbriciformis linkage group LG06, RoL_Nlum_v2.1, whole genome shotgun sequence genome:
- the lpin1a gene encoding phosphatidate phosphatase LPIN1 isoform X1 has product MNYVGQLAGQVFVQVKELYRGLNPATLSGCIDVIVVRQPDGSLQCSPFHVRFGKMGVLRSREKLVDIEINGEPVSLHMKLGENGEAFFVKEAESTLEVVPAYLATSPILSTGAELMESQLSRNSARHHDMLCGSLPVQIIGLQQGDGGMSKKRRKRRRKARPDEGGGRKDGSGEEFSDDDNMFTIDLSSDEEREGDAGRTLYGDQGSAANTHTSADWNRPKSHMVKDTLSIPLSCGLSISCPQQTSHLSSHLSDADDSQSSTPKSDSELASRAKDNPEMQWTWGELPQAAQPSFLTSHQRQESAASVTIPVSSSTHFRTISDTRPPSKNLYTTQQGERHADKHPDDGSIVESVSGSCAEMEGLTTSPSILPDHLEEGKNRESPVRTTDSPSKRKGILFLKSSATLRCGDANSLFIVLLEKRSQHLGADGVYLDDITELEPEVAALYFPKSDGGGSSMKVDSEMMMMGVRSANQSPQSVSSNGMDSGLDSLLDHMGDLPHVAISLCGGLSENKEITGEQFQERAVTYQQFSENPSIIDDPNLVVKIGNKYYNWSTAAPVMLAMQVYQKPLPQFWCLSYLFSAFGLFSYCLPGLFGSTTSEHASVENIMKDKMPKKGGRWWFSWRSRNSDSKSESATETAGEITMATASRMKHESSSSDEDHVSVTCQSQSLVGSANICYKKTLRLTSEQLASLQLKEGPNEVVFSVTTQYQGTCRCNGTIYLWNWDDKLVISDIDGTITRSDTLGHILPTLGKDWTHQGIASLYHKVSQNGYKFMYCSARAIGMADMTRGYLHWVNERGTMLPMGPVLLSPSSLFSALHREVIEKKPEKFKIECLTDIKHLFYPNTEPFYAAFGNRATDVYSYKEVGVPLHRIFTVNPKGELTQEHAKTNISSFGRLREMVDHVFPVLLQKEGADFNRSDAFDQCDYWSKQHLDGSIQEEENDSQLLVE; this is encoded by the exons ATGAATTATGTGGGTCAGCTGGCGGGCCAGGTGTTTGTGCAGGTCAAGGAGCTGTACAGAGGCCTCAACCCCGCCACGCTGTCCGGCTGTATCGATGTGATCGTAGTGCGGCAGCCCGATGGCTCCCTGCAGTGCTCCCCCTTTCACGTGCGCTTCGGCAAGATGGGCGTCCTGCGCTCGCGGGAGAAATTG GTGGACATTGAGATCAACGGAGAACCAGTGAGTTTGCACATGAAACTTGGGGAGAATGGAGAGGCCTTCTTTGTTAAAGAAGCTGAGAGCACATTG GAAGTCGTTCCGGCCTACCTGGCGACGTCACCCATCCTGTCGACCGGAGCGGAGTTAATGGAATCCCAGCTGAGCAGGAATAGTGCGCGTCACCACG ACATGCTGTGCGGATCACTTCCTGTCCAGATCATTGGGCTGCAGCAGGGTGACGGAGGGATGAGTAAgaaaaggaggaagaggagaagaaAGGCTCGGCCAGACGAAGGGGGAGGAAGAAAGGACGGAAGCGGGGAGGAGTTTTCAGATGATGACAACATGTTTACTATTGACCTGAGTTCTGATGAGGAGAGAGAAGGAGACGCTGGCAG GACACTCTACGGTGATCAAGGGTCTGCAGCCAACACACACACCAGTGCAGACTGGAACCGCCCAaagag TCACATGGTTAAGGACACTCTCTCCATCCCTCTGTCCTGCGGACTGTCCATCTCTTGTCCACAGCAGACCTCTCACCTCTCCTCCCACCTTAG CGACGCAGACGACTCTCAGTCTTCAACGCCCAAGAGCGACTCTGAGCTCGCCAGCCGAGCTAAAGATAACCCTGAGATGCAGTGGACCTGGGGGGAACTGCCACAAGCTGCACag CCGTCCTTCCTGACGTCCCATCAGAGGCAGGAAAGTGCAGCGTCAGTCACTATCCCAGTGTCCTCCAGCACTCACTTCAGGACCATCAGCGACACCAGACCCCCCTCGAAAAACCTCTATACAACCCAGCAAGGGGAGAGGCATGCTGACAAGCATCCTGATGATG GAAGCATAGTGGAGAGTGTGAGTGGCTCATGTGCAGAGATGGAGGGTTTAACAACATCCCCAAGCATCCTTCCTGATCATTTAGAGGAAGGCAAGAATAGAGAAAGTCCTGTCAGGACCACAGATTCACCTTCCAAGAGGAAAggtatactttttttaaaaagcagtgCAACTTTGAGATGTGGGGACGCAAACTCATTGTTTATAGTGTTACTAGAGAAAAGAAGCCAGCATCTTGGCGCTGATGGAGTCTACCTGGATGATATCACCGAACTAGAGCCTGAAGTAGCTGCTCTCTACTTCCCTAAAAG TGATGGAGGCGGTAGCTCAATGAAGGTGGACTCAGAGATGATGATGATGGGCGTGAGGAGTGCTAATCAGTCACCACAGTCAGTGAGCAGCAACGGGATGGACAGTGGTCTGGACAGTCTGTTGGACCACATGGGGGACCTCCCCCATGTGGCCATCTCGCTGTGCGGCGGCCTCAGCGAAAACAAGGAGATCACTGGAG AACAGTTCCAGGAGAGGGCAGTGACCTACCAGCAGTTCTCCGAAAACCCTTCCATTATTGACGATCCCAACCTGGTGGTGAAGATTGGCAACAA GTACTACAATTGGAGCACAGCAGCTCCTGTCATGTTGGCCATGCAGGTCTACCAGAAACCATTGCCACAG TTTTGGTGTTTGAGTTATTTATTTTCGGCTTTCGGCCTCTTCTCATACTGCCTCCCCGGTCTCTTTGGCTCTACAACATCTGAGCAT GCCTCTGTGGAGAACATCATGAAGGACAAGATGCCCAAGAAAGGCGGACGCTGGTGGTTCTCCTGGAGGAGCAGGAACAGTGACTCCAAATCG GAGTCAGCGACTGAAACAGCGGGAGAAATCACCATGGCGACAGCAAGCAG GATGAAACACGAGTCGTCTTCTAGTGATGAGGACCATGTGTCTGTTACCTGCCAGTCCCAGTCTCTTGTTGGTTCTGCTAACATTTGTTACAAGAAGACTCTTAGACTGACCTCCGAGCAGCTG GCGAGCTTGCAACTGAAAGAGGGTCCAAACGAGGTGGTGTTCAGCGTAACAACTCAGTATCAAGGCACGTGTCGCTGCAACGGCACCATCTATCTGTGGAACTGGGACGACAAGCTGGTCATCTCGGACATCGATGGAACCATCACTAG GTCGGACACACTGGGCCACATCCTTCCCACTCTGGGGAAAGACTGGACCCACCAGGGCATCGCAAGCCTCTACCACAAAGTCAGCCA AAATGGGTATAAGTTCATGTACTGCTCGGCGAGGGCCATCGGTATGGCTGACATGACCAGAGGCTACCTACACTGGGTCAATGAGAGAGGAACCATGCTTCCTATGGGTCCGGTGCTGCTCAGTCCCAGCAGCCTTTTCTCTGCCTTGCACAG GGAGGTGATTGAGAAGAAACCAGAGAAGTTTAAGATTGAGTGTCTGACGGACATCAAGCACCTTTTCTACCCAAATACGGAACCTTTCTACGCTGCATTTGGCAACAGAGCCACG GACGTGTATTCCTACAAGGAGGTGGGTGTTCCTCTCCACAGGATCTTCACTGTCAACCCAAAGGGGGAGCTGACCCAGGAGCATGCTAAAACCAACATCTCCTC TTTTGGCCGTCTACGCGAGATGGTGGACCACGTCTTTCCCGTCCTCCTCCAGAAAGAAGGAGCCGACTTTAACCGTTCGGATGCTTTTGACCAATGTGATTATTGGAGCAAGCAGCATCTTGATGGCAGCATACAAGAGGAAGAGAATGACTCTCAGCTTCTTGTTGAATGA